From Streptomyces sp. NBC_01460, a single genomic window includes:
- a CDS encoding ABC transporter permease, giving the protein MTTASRTPAPAPDRAAPAHRTAALRTLLRNRLALAALAFLALVVICALLAPLVAPTDPNAQDLLARLRPPAWQDGGSGAHLLGTDQLGRDLLSRVVYGTRVSLLVGAGAALLAGVIGTVIGLASGYFGGWPDRVLMRLADVQLAFPAILLALAIVGFLGSGLWYVILVLGVTGWVSYARVVRSEVLSLRSRDFITEARAIGVGHTAIMRRHLLPNVMAPLATIGTLHIAAAVVAEASLSYLGLGVPKETVTWGSMLADGQLYLGTSWWVAVFPGIALMLTSLAVNITGDALRDVADPKAYRR; this is encoded by the coding sequence ATGACCACTGCCTCCCGGACCCCGGCTCCCGCGCCCGACCGCGCCGCCCCCGCGCACCGGACCGCCGCCCTGCGGACGCTGCTGCGCAACCGGCTCGCCCTGGCCGCGCTCGCCTTCCTCGCCCTCGTCGTGATCTGCGCGCTCCTCGCCCCGCTCGTCGCGCCCACCGACCCCAACGCGCAGGACCTGCTGGCCCGGCTCCGGCCGCCCGCCTGGCAGGACGGCGGCAGCGGCGCCCACCTCCTCGGCACCGACCAGCTCGGCCGTGACCTGCTCTCCCGCGTCGTCTACGGCACCCGTGTCTCGCTGCTCGTCGGCGCGGGCGCGGCCCTGCTCGCCGGGGTCATCGGCACCGTCATCGGCCTCGCCTCCGGGTACTTCGGCGGCTGGCCCGACCGTGTCCTCATGCGCCTCGCCGACGTCCAGCTCGCCTTCCCCGCGATCCTGCTCGCGCTCGCGATCGTCGGCTTCCTCGGCTCGGGCCTCTGGTACGTCATCCTCGTCCTCGGCGTGACCGGCTGGGTGTCGTACGCCCGCGTCGTACGCTCCGAGGTGCTGTCCCTGCGCTCCCGGGACTTCATCACCGAGGCCCGTGCCATCGGCGTCGGCCACACCGCGATCATGCGCCGCCACCTGCTGCCCAACGTGATGGCCCCGCTCGCCACCATCGGCACCCTCCACATCGCGGCCGCCGTCGTCGCCGAGGCCTCGCTCAGCTACCTGGGCCTCGGCGTCCCCAAGGAGACGGTGACCTGGGGCTCGATGCTCGCCGACGGACAGCTCTACCTCGGCACCTCGTGGTGGGTCGCCGTCTTCCCCGGCATCGCCCTCATGCTCACCTCCCTCGCCGTCAACATCACCGGCGACGCCCTGCGCGACGTCGCGGACCCGAAGGCCTACCGCCGATGA
- a CDS encoding ABC transporter permease gives MSELLTLPAPGDESERPVAPRRDALRVLRMTASRIGTALLVLLCTATVAFFLVRLSGDPVKVLLPPDATAQQESVLRHGLGLDRPLLTQYLDYLWGIPRLDFGDSLFYNQPVRAVLADRIPATLLLAAGALVVTLVVALPAGTVAAMRRGRAADRTVMTGVLLGQSTPPFWIGILLILVFAVGLHALPASGYGTFANLVLPAVTLAVYSVAVVARLLRSSLIDVLGADHIRTARAKGFGPVKVVLTHGLRNASLPVVTVVGLEVGSLLGGAILTEQVFSWPGVGQLTIEAISNRDFPLVQATVLLFAATFVVVNLLVDLSYSLLDPRVRTSR, from the coding sequence ATGAGCGAGCTCCTGACCCTCCCGGCCCCGGGCGATGAGTCCGAGCGGCCGGTCGCACCGCGCCGCGACGCGCTCCGCGTCCTCCGCATGACCGCGTCCCGTATCGGCACCGCGCTGCTGGTCCTGCTCTGCACGGCCACCGTCGCGTTCTTCCTCGTACGGCTCTCCGGCGACCCGGTCAAGGTCCTCCTGCCGCCGGACGCCACGGCCCAGCAGGAGAGCGTCCTGCGTCACGGCCTCGGACTCGACCGCCCCCTCCTCACCCAGTACCTCGACTACCTGTGGGGCATCCCGCGCCTCGACTTCGGCGACTCGCTCTTCTACAACCAGCCGGTGCGCGCGGTCCTCGCCGACCGCATCCCCGCGACCCTCCTCCTGGCCGCCGGTGCGCTCGTCGTCACCCTCGTCGTCGCCCTCCCGGCCGGGACCGTCGCCGCGATGCGCCGGGGCCGGGCCGCCGACCGCACCGTCATGACCGGTGTGCTGCTCGGCCAGTCCACCCCGCCCTTCTGGATCGGCATCCTGCTCATCCTCGTCTTCGCGGTCGGCCTGCACGCCCTGCCCGCCTCGGGCTACGGGACCTTCGCCAACCTCGTCCTGCCCGCCGTGACCCTCGCCGTGTACTCCGTCGCCGTCGTCGCCCGGCTCCTGCGCTCGTCCCTCATCGACGTACTGGGCGCCGACCACATCCGCACCGCGCGCGCCAAGGGCTTCGGACCCGTCAAGGTCGTCCTCACCCACGGGCTGCGGAACGCCTCCCTGCCCGTCGTCACCGTCGTCGGCCTGGAGGTCGGCAGCCTCCTCGGCGGCGCGATCCTCACCGAGCAGGTCTTCTCCTGGCCGGGCGTCGGACAGCTCACGATCGAGGCCATCTCCAACCGCGACTTCCCCCTCGTCCAGGCCACCGTGCTGCTCTTCGCCGCCACCTTCGTCGTGGTGAACCTGCTCGTGGACCTCTCCTACAGCCTCCTCGACCCGAGGGTGAGGACCTCCCGATGA
- a CDS encoding ABC transporter substrate-binding protein, with product MERIRGGWTGDRSRPSRRTILRYGSALLPATAAPALLTGCGTDPAEGAGNVLRVSQTGDPKTMDPQKQGDMISMNALVNMFDTLTARGRDNTLVPRLALSWKAVSPRVWRFRLRPGVTFHNGEPCDAEAVRFSIERLLDPATKSPIVELRYVEGVTVVDRLTVDLHTTVHDPILPDKVSLFGGVVVPPRYIGRVGDEGFAARPVGTGPFTFASWQRDHRLRMRANEKHWEGRPAVDELVFTPAPNPSSALAALQSGGVDLVAGLTPDAAQQLDGYTGVSLDHHTGIRTSYLSLDTLTEGPLRDRRVRQALNHAIDVPLLIKAVLGGKGAEVPAMIPRGAFGFDPSVKPFTRSVARARALLAEAGHPDGIVTTLTASNVDANVAEAIAGLLDRAGVHAKVDLLDPGTYAQRLTSDNHGALGPMYLAASTVWTLDGESMIQSNVRSDRRQSRWHDKEADRLVDLEELSVDPETRRRAFSGLQRLIRTEAPFVPLYQIDNIYARNSRPRWTPGFAGVLDMASAEVSR from the coding sequence ATGGAACGAATACGTGGAGGGTGGACCGGGGACCGCAGTCGCCCCTCCCGCCGCACGATCCTGCGGTACGGCAGCGCACTGCTCCCCGCTACGGCCGCACCGGCGCTGCTCACCGGCTGCGGCACCGATCCCGCGGAGGGCGCCGGCAACGTCCTGCGGGTCTCCCAGACGGGTGACCCCAAGACCATGGACCCGCAGAAGCAGGGCGACATGATCTCGATGAACGCCCTGGTCAACATGTTCGACACCCTCACGGCACGGGGCCGGGACAACACCCTGGTCCCCCGCCTCGCCCTGTCCTGGAAGGCGGTCTCGCCCCGCGTCTGGCGCTTCCGCCTGCGGCCCGGCGTCACCTTCCACAACGGTGAGCCCTGCGACGCGGAGGCCGTGCGCTTCAGCATCGAACGCCTCCTCGACCCGGCGACCAAGTCGCCCATCGTCGAGCTGCGTTACGTCGAGGGCGTCACCGTCGTCGACCGGCTCACCGTGGACCTCCACACCACCGTCCACGACCCGATCCTGCCCGACAAGGTGTCCCTCTTCGGTGGAGTCGTGGTCCCCCCGCGCTACATCGGCCGGGTCGGTGACGAGGGTTTCGCCGCCCGTCCCGTCGGCACCGGGCCCTTCACCTTCGCGAGCTGGCAACGCGACCACCGGCTGCGGATGCGCGCCAACGAGAAGCACTGGGAGGGCAGGCCGGCCGTCGACGAACTCGTTTTCACCCCCGCCCCGAACCCGTCCTCCGCGCTCGCCGCCCTCCAGAGCGGCGGTGTCGACCTCGTCGCCGGACTCACCCCCGACGCGGCCCAGCAGCTCGACGGCTACACCGGCGTGAGCCTCGACCACCACACCGGCATCCGCACCTCGTACCTCTCCCTCGACACCCTCACCGAGGGGCCGCTCCGGGACCGCCGGGTGCGCCAGGCGCTCAACCACGCGATCGACGTGCCCCTGCTCATCAAGGCCGTCCTCGGCGGGAAGGGGGCCGAGGTCCCCGCGATGATCCCCCGCGGCGCCTTCGGCTTCGACCCGTCCGTCAAGCCCTTCACCCGCTCCGTCGCCAGGGCCCGCGCCCTGCTCGCCGAGGCCGGGCACCCGGACGGCATCGTCACGACCCTCACCGCGTCGAACGTGGACGCCAACGTGGCGGAGGCGATCGCCGGACTCCTCGACCGCGCCGGAGTGCACGCGAAGGTCGACCTCCTCGACCCCGGCACCTACGCGCAGCGCCTCACCTCGGACAACCACGGTGCGCTGGGCCCGATGTACCTGGCCGCGTCCACGGTCTGGACCCTCGACGGCGAGAGCATGATCCAGTCCAACGTGCGCAGCGACCGGCGGCAGAGCCGCTGGCACGACAAGGAGGCCGACCGGCTCGTCGACCTCGAGGAACTCTCCGTCGACCCGGAGACCCGCCGGCGCGCCTTCTCCGGCCTCCAGCGGCTGATCAGGACGGAGGCGCCCTTCGTGCCCCTCTACCAGATCGACAACATCTACGCCCGCAACAGCAGGCCCCGCTGGACCCCCGGCTTCGCCGGCGTCCTCGACATGGCGAGCGCGGAGGTCTCCCGATGA